AAAATCCATTTATTGTTATCAATCCAATGATGGAAAAAGACACTACTAATATAGCAATTGTACAGCTAGTAGTCACAGCTAGCCTCTCAcaagtacaaaattcataaatagTTTTTACATAAAAGAATCAAGTCAAAGTATGTtttcaaatgtaatttattttaaatattatatatgtatatatgtatattaataaatcataatatttaatttaaatgtaagtgcattaatattgaaaaaatgtataataattttataaagaaaaaattgaattatttaaaattttatatttgtgaatcaattaaaatgataattatGGTCAAACTGAAACACAGCAAAATTAATACAATTGTTATTTCGTAATtgagtaggtctattgtgagacggtctcacgaatatttatttgtgagacggatcaatcctactgatattcacaataaaaagtaatactcttagcataaaagtaatattttttcatggatgatctaaataagatatctgtcacACAAAATACAATTCGTAAGATCGCTTCAGATAAGTTTTTGTATTGTTCATTTCGAAATAAATTGTCAAGATTTGCTGAAGAAAGATATAAATAagaggaaaaaaaagaagaataaaAAAGTGGGAGAGATAAAAGGGGTTCCTCCTAACTCCCAAGGCAAAGCACAAAGCCCTTCGCTTGATTTGCAGAGAGAATCCAAAGGATTTCTCTTACGACACCAAGAATTGAATTGAAGCTGCATTTCTCTCTTCACTTATATACAAACTTTATTAATACAGCTCTGAGCTAGTGGGGAAAAAGAAGAAGGAAAGGATAAGAGggaaaagaaaaggaagaaaaaaTACACAGAGATAAATACATGCATAGATATATACATGTAAAGGGGGAGAGAAAGATAGTATTGTTGTATTAAAAAACAAGCTCTCCTTTCCTCGTTTTTATCCATCATCTGTAAGTTTTATCCGttcttgattattttttttggtgGTCCATTATTGATTTATGATGTTTAGCGCGTTATTTAATTGCAGCTTCCTTTTGATATATTCGACTGTGGcaaaagtttttttttctttttcctttttttggtGGTTTCCTTGAACTTTATTGATAGATCTAATCTAAGTAATTGATTGCAAAACGAATGCAAGATTGTAGCTTTGGATTTGATTTTCCTTTTTGGATGCTGGGTTTTTGTTTGACCTGAGTTTTAGAGAACTATCGTATTGCTTTTCTGGATCTAGCATGTTTAAATTGATTAAAAATTATTGGTATTACGTTTTGCGGTGTTCTTGGATCTgcgtttttttaatttttactttttttttacaGTTGTTgtccaaagaaaaaaaaaatttggttgatGGTGTTTGACCGGACTGATTTCTGATCAGATGATAGTTATTTATCTAATTTGTTCCTTTTTCTATGTGATATAATCTGTGTTTAACGGTTTGTGCATTGCCTAAAATTAGGCCTTGTTGGATTTTTATTTGATTGGTTTCCTAAATTTTGTATAAAGCTGAGAGCTTTAGAAAAATTTCTTTCCGGATTTCATGTTTATGCTTGCCAATATTTTGCAGTGTACACTAGAAAGAAGCATCTGGATTGGTGTTAATAGAAAACAAAAGTTGTAGCTTCTTTTGAATTTGGATCAAGAAGACATGCTGGAAGATCGTGCTTGTTTGGTTTCGAGGGATTATCGAAGGACTTGCGAACGAGAAGGTAATTGGCATTGTATGAATTACCGGTTGGAGAATCGTGGGGTTCATCAGAACAAGAGAGCATTAGATACTAATGAAGAGTATATTGTTGTTGTGAAAAAAGTATGTAACCAATCTGGGGATCAAATCGATACGTCTTTGTCAATTGGCGGAATTTCGATCGCCCTTATTGACCAGGCAGATCAATCAAGTTGTCAGCGACATGCCGGTGATAACTCTGATACGAGTTCATTAATTTCTGCTATTGGTCGCGACAACTCTATTAGTTGTCTTATTAGGTGCTCTAGAGCAGATTATGGCTCAATTGCATCCCTGAACGGGAGCTTTCGCTCACTTATTAGAAGTGGCGAGCTGTATAGATTAAGGAGGCATAGTGGCGTGGTCGAGCATTGGGTTTATTTTTCTTGCCAATTGCTCGAATGGGAAGCCTTCGACCCAAGTCGCCGACATTGGATGCATTTGCCTAGAATGAATCCCAATGATTGTTTCTTGTTTTCGGACAAGGAATCTTTGGCGGTTGGAACTGAGCTTCTGGTTTTCGGAAAAGATCTTATGTCCCATGTGATTTATAGTTATAGTTTGTTGACAAACACGTGGACCACTGGAATGCGTATGAATACGCCTAGATGTTTGTTTGGATCTGCAAGCCTTGGGGAGATCGCGATATTAGCTGGTGGTTGCGATTCACTAGGAAACATCCTAGATTCCGCGGAGTTATATAATTCAGAATTGGGAACTTGGGCTACACTTCCAAGCATgaacaaaccaagaaaaatgtgttCAGGGGTGTTTATGGACAATAGTTTTTTTGTGATTGGAGGGATTGAAAAAGCAGATTCAAAGCCTCTCACTTGcggggagaaatataatttggaAACCGGGATTTGGACCGAAATCCCTAACATGTCCCCCTTAAGCACGGCTGTGGAAGGAGTTGAGCCACCTGCTACTTCAGAAGCGCCACCATTGATCGCTGTtgtaaataatgaattatatgcAGCGGATCATGCTGTTATGGAAGTAAGAAAATATGACAAATATAGTAAAACCTGGGTTACCATAGGAAGATTACCAGCACGTACGGATTCAATGTATGGTTGGGGTATAGCATTTAGGGCGTGTGGTGATCGTCTGATTGTAATTGGGGGCCCGAGAAATGCTGGTGAAGGATTCATTGAAGTCAATTCTTGGAATCCAAGCGAAGGTCCACCGCAGTGGGATTTGCTAGGCCGAAAACGATCGGGGAGTTTTGTTTATAACTGTGCTGTGATGGGTTGCTAAATTTGCATTGACCACGGCGCCGTCTGTGCATTTGTTGTGTTATGCTCATAGTTACAGAAATTGGATGCCAGATGCTCCGACTTCTTGGTAATGGGTAATTTGTGGGAACTATTGTTTTTgcttttgttttggggttggaGGAGGATAGGAGGGGTTATCAGATTTTACTCACGATTCAGTTGAACGTTTCCTCAGGTAATCTTGAGTtccattttttaaatttaatcaaAGATTTTCTTTTGTCGAAGCATTGAAGTGTCATAGTATGATCTCAATTGCATCTCATGGAATGAAAATAGGTTCGTATATTAGCCTTTGCTTGTGCATTTCTTGATCGAAACGCCCTTTCCATAGTACTCGAATTGATGT
This window of the Primulina tabacum isolate GXHZ01 chromosome 4, ASM2559414v2, whole genome shotgun sequence genome carries:
- the LOC142543492 gene encoding F-box/kelch-repeat protein SKIP11-like; amino-acid sequence: MLEDRACLVSRDYRRTCEREGNWHCMNYRLENRGVHQNKRALDTNEEYIVVVKKVCNQSGDQIDTSLSIGGISIALIDQADQSSCQRHAGDNSDTSSLISAIGRDNSISCLIRCSRADYGSIASLNGSFRSLIRSGELYRLRRHSGVVEHWVYFSCQLLEWEAFDPSRRHWMHLPRMNPNDCFLFSDKESLAVGTELLVFGKDLMSHVIYSYSLLTNTWTTGMRMNTPRCLFGSASLGEIAILAGGCDSLGNILDSAELYNSELGTWATLPSMNKPRKMCSGVFMDNSFFVIGGIEKADSKPLTCGEKYNLETGIWTEIPNMSPLSTAVEGVEPPATSEAPPLIAVVNNELYAADHAVMEVRKYDKYSKTWVTIGRLPARTDSMYGWGIAFRACGDRLIVIGGPRNAGEGFIEVNSWNPSEGPPQWDLLGRKRSGSFVYNCAVMGC